A single window of Bombus affinis isolate iyBomAffi1 chromosome 15, iyBomAffi1.2, whole genome shotgun sequence DNA harbors:
- the LOC126924937 gene encoding melanotransferrin has translation MLPINCINLILILFSLSCRFIYGQNLNNTVTWCTISDAEQDKCKAFSRAVDREITFFGRNYISVQCKQAFNKEGCMAMLDQEKADITTLDAGEIFMAGRYHSLIPLMQEIHESGVNYQFAVAVIKKGSLPDVQRLGDLRGKKACFAGLGMLAGWVIPIYTLMKEGGLEIIDCNNHVKSTIKYFGPSCAVNSLIDKYNPLGDNSDQLCKLCIGKIPGERCTTSDPYAGYEGAFRCLVEAGEIAFLVDTTVDEMTSTTFDFNSVKKEQFELLCRDGTRKPINEYKYCNWGIVPSRAVVTSSATKIETRRLYQRFLETAVQVLRRHNAKNSTEFYDNRFENRPDFNNRFNNTEYVNPNEYSTDNFENRNGNERSYNGNDLNTWDNTESTNIQPIETFNLFESAPKYGMHHNLIFSDTARDFMELSEKEQVYTGYLGRFLDVILEMRRCPVSKMTLCITSDPEMEKCIKMKIALKAQLLKPELNCHKGYSQIHCMQAIQSGIADVAVLDTSDVYTAGLRFDLIPFISEVYNLPTPEYYVVAVAKEEDDNTDLTYLKNKNTCHTGINTAAGWVYPLAYLISNTWIRGYGCDSVHAAAEYFSKSCIPGALSTEYNTGVPYDNMCDLCHGASFQYCRRDASEDYYGYTGAFRCLVEGGGDVAFVKHTTVAENTDGKRRETWARNTFTKDFELLCPDGTRRPTTDYIHCNLGKVAANAIVTRGGYYGYNETQINAYINLFIYAQQFYGRKEQDEFSFSMFYSQPPYSDLIFQDATQQLVVIPPEKREFSAYLGPDFMRARRIVDCNAGASAIEHSIIATIAMIIFAYILSR, from the exons ATGCTACCAATCAATTGCATAAATCTAATTTTAATACTCTTCAGTTTATCCTGTCGTTTTATATATG GACAAAACCTCAACAATACTGTTACATGGTGTACAATATCTGATGCTGAACAGGATAAGTGCAAAGCATTTTCAAGAGCAGTTGATCGCGAAATAACATTTTTTGGGCGTAATTACATTTCTGTGCAATGCAAACAAGCATTTAATAAAGAAGGATGCATGGCTATGTTGGATCAAGAAAAAGCAGATATAACCACTTTAGATGCTGGTGAAATTTTCATGGCAGGACGCTATCATAGTTTAATCCCATTAATGCAAGAAATACATGAAAGTGGTGTCAATTATCAATTTGCGGTAGCAGTTATTAAAAAAGGATCTTTACCAGATGTCCAGAGATTAGGTGATTTGAGGGGTAAAAAGGCTTGTTTTGCTGGTCTTGGGATGCTTGCTGGTTGGGTTATTCCAATTTATAca CTTATGAAAGAAGGTGGATTAGAAATTATAGATTGTAATAATCATGTTAAATCTACCATCAAATATTTTGGGCCCAGTTGTGCTGTAAATTCATTGATAGATAAATATAATCCATTAG gtGATAACTCTGATCAATTATGTAAATTGTGTATTGGAAAGATACCTGGAGAAAGGTGTACAACTTCAGATCCTTATGCAGGATATGAGGGAGCATTTAGATGTTTGGTAGAAGCAGGAGAAATTGCTTTCTTAGTAGACACGACTGTGGATGAGATGACATCAACAACATTTGACTTTa ATTCTGTAAAGAAGGAGCAATTTGAATTACTTTGTCGAGATGGTACTCGTAAACCGATTAACGAATACAAATATTGTAATTGGGGTATAGTTCCATCACGCGCTGTAGTTACATCGTCTGCTACAAAAATCGAAACCCGTCGATTATATCAGCGATTTTTAGAGACAGCAGTTCAGGTACTACGCAGACATAATGCAAAAAATTCGACCGAATTTTATGACAATCGTTTCGAAAATCGGCCAGATTTTAATAATAGATTTAACAACACTGAATATGTTAATCCAAACGAATATAGCACAGATAACTTTGAAAATCGTAACGGAAATGAAAGAAGCTATAATGGAAATGATTTGAATACATGGGATAACACAGAATCAACAAACATACAACCAATAGAGACTTTCAATTTATTTGAATCTGCACCTAAATATGGAATGCATCATAATTTGATTTTTTCT GATACAGCGCGAGACTTCATGGAATTAAGTGAAAAAGAACAAGTGTACACTGGTTATTTAGGTAGATTCCTTGATGTAATATTAGAAATGCGACGTTGTCCTGTTAGTAAAATGACCCTATGTATTACGTCTGATCCAGAAatggaaaaatgtataaaaatgaaG ATAGCATTAAAGGCACAATTGTTGAAGCCAGAATTAAATTGTCACAAAGGTTACAGTCAAATTCATTGCATGCAGGCTATACAAAGTgg aattgcTGATGTGGCAGTATTAGACACTAGTGACGTATATACTGCTGGTTTACGCTTTGATTTGATTCCATTTATATCTGAAGTTTACAATTTACCTACACCAGAATATTATGTCGTTGCAGTGGCAAAAGAGGAGGATGACAACACAGATTTGACTTATCTAAAAAATAAGAACACTTGTCATACAGGAATCAATACAGCGGCAGGTTGGGTGTATCCGTTAGCATATCTTATTTCAAATACGTGGATCAGGGGTTATGGTTGTGATTCAGTTCACGCTGCTGCAGAATATTTTAGTAAATCTTGCATTCCGGGCGCGCTTAGTACCGAATACAATACAG GAGTGCCATATGACAATATGTGTGATCTGTGCCACGGTGCCAGCTTCCAGTATTGTCGTAGAGATGCATCTGAAGATTATTATGGGTATACTGGTGCCTTTAGATGTTTAGTCGAGGGGGGCGGAGATGTAGCTTTTGTGAAGCACACAACAGTCGCAGAAAATACAGATGGAAAACGACGAGAAACGTGGGCACGTAATACTTTCACTAAAGATTTCGAATTGCTTTGCCCAGACGGCACTCGTCGACCAACAACCGATTACATACATTGCAATTTAGGAAAAGTGGCAGCGAATGCAATAGTTACACGTGGTGGATATTATGGATATAACGAGACACAAATAAACGCTTACATAAACTTGTTTATTTACGCCCAACAATTTTATGGCAGAAAAGAACAGGACGAATTTAGTTTTAGTATGTTTTACAGTCAGCCGCCTTATAGCGACTTGATTTTCCAGGACGCTACACAGCAGTTAGTAGTAATACCACCAGAAAAAAGAGAGTTTAGTGCGTATTTAGGTCCAGACTTTATGAGAGCTAGAAGAATTGTAGATTGTAATGCCGGTGCATCAGCTATAGAGCATTCGATAATAGCTACGATAGCTATGATTATATTTGCTTACATACTTAGTAGGTAA
- the LOC126924977 gene encoding uncharacterized protein LOC126924977, translated as MLKFEHEITPKSAIKNHRNKRRTYWCAPRRVKSTVIVENFDNSLTQKKNIKKRHHKKKRKTMKSLRRIDILAQPKSIKHKVEHKNHFSTVSKSAQKYQIPKRSISSDHKSAIYQRKTFRIKKFKGTRELPMNSTLKDCSTIILPKKLGVRLFALVKKKLKELTNSNNT; from the exons ATGTTGAAATTCGA ACACGAAATAACGCCAAAATCTGCTATCAAAAACCATCGTAATAAACGAAGAACTTATTGGTGCGCTCCTAGAAGAGTAAAAAGTACAGTTATTGTAGAAAATTTCGACAATTCGTTGacacagaagaaaaatataaaaaaa AGGCATCATAAGAAAAAGCGAAAAACTATGAAAAGCCTGAGACGCATTGACATCTTAGCGCAGCCTAAATCTATAAAACATAAAGTAGAACATAAGAATCATTTTTCTACA GTAAGCAAATCTGCTCAAAAGTATCAAATTCCAAAAAGGTCTATTTCATCGGATCACAAAAGTGCCATTTACCAACGTAAAACattcagaataaaaaagtttaaagGTACACGTGAGTTGCCAATGAACTCGACGTTGAAGGATTGTTCGACAATTATATTACCTAAGAAGCTAGGTGTCCGATTGTTTGCTTTAG TAAAAAAGAAACTTAAAGAATTAACAAATTCTAACAATACGTAA